Within Staphylococcus sp. NRL 16/872, the genomic segment GCGTTGCCGGCGCAACTGGTGGTTGCCAAGCAGAAGTTGGTTCTGCATCAGCAATGGCAGCAGCTTCAGCTGTAGCAATTACAGGTGGCGAACCAGAAGCATCAGGTCATGCAATGGCATTAGCAATCAGTAACTTATTAGGTCTTGTATGTGACCCAGTAGGTGGATTAGTTGAAATCCCATGCGTAATGCGTAACGCAATTGGTTCTGGTAACGCATTAATTTCAGCTGACTTAGCATTAGCTGGCGTAGAAAGCCGTATCCCAGTTGACGAAGTTATCGAAGCAATGGATAAAATTGGTCGTGGCTTACCAGCAGAACTTAGAGAAACTGGTCTTGGTGGCTTAGCAGGTACACCAACTGGTGAAGCAATTAAGAAAAAAATCTTTGCCGATGCAGCAGAAAATCCAGTTAAAAACTAATTTTTATTGAATAATAGAAGTAGACCATTCTTGAATGCGCTTTAGTCATTCGAGAATGGTTTTTTTATTTGTTTTAGAAAAGGTAGTCCCAAATATACAAAACCTTAAAAATAATTTACAGAAAATTAAAAAAGTTATTGCAAAATTTCACTCTTGTGTATAAAATAGCTCCAAAGGGGCTGATGATATGCTTAGATTATGTATCATCTTTTTAGTATTTGTCATTAACACAACGATTACACATTATTTCACAGTGAAGGGAACTTGGGAGAATCTCTTATTTGAATCAATGTCTTTAAGCATGATTTTAGTGTTTCTGTTTTATTATGTGGGTTTTGTTATTGAGGAGAAAAAGAGGAAACAAATAGAAGAGTTACAAGAAAAACTATTTACATTTCAAAAACAAGTGGACGAATAACCGTTCACTTGTTTTTTATGACTGAGAGAAATTGAGATATAGATTATTTGTCGAATAGGTCATATTGATAAAAAGCAAGGTCAAGCCAACGTTCAAATTTATATCCTACATTTTTTATTGTACCTGAATGAGTAAATCCGAATTTTTCATGCAATTTAATGCTACCCTCGTTTGAAGCATCTATTCCTGCAATGATAGTGCGATAATTTCTTTGTTTGGCATCTTTTATTAAATGACTAAGCAGTTGTGAAGCAATGCCTTTTCCACGATAACACTTATCTACATAAATCGAATGCTCAATTGAATATAAATAAGCTGGCCAATTTCTAAA encodes:
- a CDS encoding GNAT family N-acetyltransferase; the protein is MIRNAKRQDLEAILDIYNEAILNTTAVYTYEAQTLQERESWFETKILANEPIFVYERDKKVVGFATYGQFRNWPAYLYSIEHSIYVDKCYRGKGIASQLLSHLIKDAKQRNYRTIIAGIDASNEGSIKLHEKFGFTHSGTIKNVGYKFERWLDLAFYQYDLFDK